In Harpia harpyja isolate bHarHar1 chromosome W, bHarHar1 primary haplotype, whole genome shotgun sequence, the sequence gggaagttggaagcgaccagttgtgtggacacatatttagctaacggtcacaagagcgtttcagatgcctttagaaggccttgaacagaataaacaagaagacaaaaaaagaaagatgccaattagaagaacacaggtgcacattccacgataaagggaacttggcacgaagaacctcaattcggcagtttatcttgaccaattagactgagacaagtttcgcatgttttagttagtataaccaattatgtcttatgtttatgcgcgtgtacagtgttggtataaccaatcattaagtgtaactaggcacgtggacaatGCGTGAATactgtgtgtaaccaatagtaaaatagctaaacgcatgtacagatgtaaccaatgtataaaatgatgtctgatgctctagtaaagggtcttcaactatgatcatattgatctgtcgttgagtccattattatgctcccgcaattggcgcccgaacagggaccacCCGAATTCTGCGCTACGTTTGGAGAACGAACGGCAGGATAAGAGGAGGACGGGAGGATCCTGACCGAAAgaccggctgccccggctggtgtgcccatagaggcagataaggCAGCGCTGTCGTTTTTTCGCCCATCGAGGTGAGGATTCGCCCGTAAAGGAGGCGAGGTGAGGATTCGCCCGTAAAGGAGGTGTAGGAGTTGGtctgaaaatcagcattgtctcaacactgtcatcaggaacatgaacagtacatttcctgacaatggcctgtttggagcgcagtggccgatcccaagaacggaacgtgcggtacaaggctcctggaaggtacctggctagagccattagactgtcaaaaaggatggattgcaactgttgccataacatcaatgaagaaatcatgaactttagatgaactttgcttcattataataccaaaacacacctcctggtcgaaggctacccacctccaagacttaccacgcctcggacactgaccccgcgcctgcgtgatagcctcgctcgagaagggcggagactcctgaggcagaggtggagcaaggtgtgttactaagcataaaagatgatttctgaacaacggaagcttgaagcttccccaccaaggaccacgacgatcgacgacgcagcattagctggacccgggaccgttaggacgtcttgagatcagcggtggtagctataacttctctttctcctctctctaaacttaactttacttttctcctttctttcacccatccctaactattgcgtgcctcttcacaggcaatacaataaagttttactgtgtgattattgctatcccctttggtgttggtcaccttaattttgcactttcgagatcgtagcaaacgaaccatcacgagtccaccgagtggaccgtgacattaaactggtgtcacggacaggatcctgagagacagaggggtgcaggttttgtgtggtttgtaacaggggaaaaacgtttcgttccagccgcacctgaaagggtgagaggtgtccagaaagcaaggggggcgattcgggattcccgcacactgcacacacctcagtgtatttcaccccaaactcgaattgagggctctgtctatcaggatcaagtgcaaggatctcttagtgcaaatagggggaactgtcctcattagatgaggttgactaccaggggaagttgaagggacaagcagagaaagtctgcacttgtgagcaactaagttttgactccccaaagtgagattttagtccctttagccactcggggaagaggagggcgacgcagcagttgttgcgtgtgtggtgtaactaagtttgacctccctgaagtgagtttggccctttgcagcaaaaatgactgaaaagaatggttatcaaaactctccatcagtaaaaaatcttgacttgTTTTATGCACtcttggcaaagtatggagctcgaccctccccacctggggaagagtgggctcgagacaattgggcgaatttacagagtgtaacagaccgagtgatttctatacataatgaggctggatcacggtcaggcaaaggcaaagcgataatctgtgcagttcttggagccagcctggtcgcagcaattgaagaccgctataagcggcgtagccaggaaaaacaaatcatagaatcccttgaaaatttggtacaacttttgcagaaaacaacctccaacctggaagagcaggtagcagagaaagagagagtaattagcttgtacaaacagcgagcagaggaaaaggaggaagaaaatcgctgtctaaaagatgccttgaaaggaggactttcaaagtctgctgaatcattgaatgagatagaaatgaagatggaaaagataggtattcagcaaataagtcaggtatacccccaaaaggaactagaggaagcaaggagacacttcagggaaaacccccaagtgaggcctttgattaaagcagaatttgcttatataaatgatgaggataatgacccacatattacaactaaagagataccatacactcccactgaattggccaaaatgaaatgagaatatgggcgccttcccaaagaatccgaaacagagtatgtgtggcatgtatctttaactggaggggaccatattcagttaaatgaaagggaagctagtggttactggggccacggtgtctttttaacaacaggggatagacgtgccccatggtccctaacccagcgggctgcctattgggccggagggctgaaccccttagacaggggagatcccctagcaatcacaggcacagctgatcaattgctagaaagtgtgcacaaagcagcctgcctgcagatgatacatgaaaggaagttagttcccggatgtgaatccccaatgatgttgccggtgaatcctgaaatcatgactcctttgataaggggactcccagaatcactcaaatccaccgggattgttctccaaaggaccatagcatctttagacgctgtagaaaagttggagagctctACTAAAGGTAAaggagatgaaattgatgttggcacaggttcacctctcaattatggctcgtctccttcccactcaaagcataaaaggatctggacatggggagatgtagcacaagaattgatagattatagcagaaaatatgGTCCTGTGAGAAccttggaggagaaatctaaaggaatccatcaagtgggagctaaaaatctacctctgcctgttagtaaaactgtaaccgctctcactgaccccgccactgttgctgactactcctactctaaaactgggggaggaggaagacagcccctgactcgacaacaatggtgggccttgggaattaaaaagggagttcccagagatgtgatggatggtttaccccttaataaactgagtaaactgatatcaaaatGGTATGGTctgaaacaacacccacagcacctagggtcaaatagagaaatctctcctgtcatgcccacagacaccccccccgcaGGGAACACGGGCGatggggaaagtcagcagggaaactagaacctccgttccttagcagtgggtgggggaacggaggatggatttatatccaacagctcactaaaactaacagaggagatttattgattacagctattgtaggtcctaagcgtgcacccgtaacctttttaattgacaccggtgcacagatctccgccctgactgaggaagatgcacagaggtgtggggtgattccctctaagcgaaacgtttgtgtcctgaatgctttagggtcaacagaagttatgaagattgttccggtaaagctgatgctgccgggagaggaaggcacgatcactattgacatggtggttgggaaca encodes:
- the LOC128136058 gene encoding LOW QUALITY PROTEIN: uncharacterized protein LOC128136058 (The sequence of the model RefSeq protein was modified relative to this genomic sequence to represent the inferred CDS: substituted 1 base at 1 genomic stop codon) codes for the protein YPQKELEEARRHFRENPQVRPLIKAEFAYINDEDNDPHITTKEIPYTPTELAKMKXEYGRLPKESETEYVWHVSLTGGDHIQLNEREASGYWGHGVFLTTGDRRAPWSLTQRAAYWAGGLNPLDRGDPLAITGTADQLLESVHKAACLQMIHERKLVPGCESPMMLPVNPEIMTPLIRGLPESLKSTGIVLQRTIASLDAVEKLESSTKGKGDEIDVGTGSPLNYGSSPSHSKHKRIWTWGDVAQELIDYSRKYGPVRTLEEKSKGIHQVGAKNLPLPVSKTVTALTDPATVADYSYSKTGGGGRQPLTRQQWWALGIKKGVPRDVMDGLPLNKLSKLISKWYVPNMAELVITIQEKAHPIMATIDVKDMFFMIPLRPEDRDRFAFTWEGQQFTFTRLPQGYKHSPTLAHHALAQELEKIPKADGIAVYQYIDDVLVGGDKEKEVEATQQNIISHLENLGFYSRGFKDAEKRYTAWEKGLFVVSMALIEVEKITRQQPIVLRGPFKVIKAVTNGTPPPDGVAQRASVRKWYAQIEHYCNLFSVTEGALKNLAIQETGSLDGSQDKPISAIRVAPPFSHDQSVNAWFTDASAKREGKVWKYRAVALHTTTNEQIITEGEGSAQCLKDVLNGSLFGSKMNGRLTEFQCGKRTSGKKF